The nucleotide window TCGCCCAGCTCCCGATCATCGCGGTCACCGCCAAGGCCATGCACGGCGACCGGGAGAAGACCCTGACGTCCGGCGCCAGCGACTACGTCACCAAGCCGGTGGACGCCGAGGAGCTCATCGTCTGCATGCAGCGCTGGCTGGACCTGCCGGGCAACGGCGACAGGTAGGCCCGGCCGCGCTCAGGACCGGCGGGCGGCGCGGGGGGCGGTGCGGGGGGCGGCGCGGCGGCGCTCAGGACCGGCTGCCCGCGGGGGCGGTGCGGCGGCCCCGGACCCGCGCCGCCCGGTGCAGGTCCTCCAGCACCGCCCGGGCGGCCCGCCGTCCGGAGACCAGCGCCCCCTGGTGGGACCCGGTGTCCCGGTGGTCGCCGCACACGTAGCGCCGGGCACCGAGTCCGACCGCCTCCAGACGCACAGGGCGGCGCAGCGGCATCGGGGGCGGCATCGCGGGCAGGGCCGCCTCGATCGCGTAGGTGGCGACGTGCTCCCACGACGAGGTGTCACCGTAGAGCTCGGTGAGCCTGGCCCGCACCCGGGGCTCGTCCCGGTCGCCGTGGACGCCGAGGACCGAGGTGGAGATCAGGGCCCGGCCGTCGGCGGAGTATTCGGGCGCGGCATCGGTGATCACGATCGTGTCGGTGATCACTCCCTTCGTGTCCACGATCAGCGTGGGCTCGCCGAGGGGCGAGGCCGGGGCGGCGTGGTAGAAGGTCGTGACCGGCCGCATCGCGGGCACCGGCAGGCCGGGCACCAGCCGTCCGGCCGTGGGCGGATCCACCGCCACCACCACGGCCGCGCCCGGGACCTCGCCCCCGCCGGCGAGGGCCACGCCGTCGGGGGTCAGCGCGCGCACCGGCGTCTCCAGCGAGATCGTGCCCTCCGGCAGGCGGGCGGCGAGCTGCGCCGGGATCCGCTGCATGCCGAGGGCCGGCACGCCG belongs to Microbispora sp. ZYX-F-249 and includes:
- a CDS encoding NAD(P)/FAD-dependent oxidoreductase, with amino-acid sequence MPQPAEVIVVGAGLAGLACAWHLHEAGVAVRILEASDGVGGRVRTDLVDGFRFDRGFQIFNTSYPEAARVLDIGALGLRRFTNGAMIFRDGRRERVALPWRHPRHALSGLLAHVGTPVDKAVLAAVTARDLLLPGSLVRRRGAERTTLAELRRWGASPEIVENLFRPLLAGVVLERELETSGRIFHLLWRSFSRGRIGVPALGMQRIPAQLAARLPEGTISLETPVRALTPDGVALAGGGEVPGAAVVVAVDPPTAGRLVPGLPVPAMRPVTTFYHAAPASPLGEPTLIVDTKGVITDTIVITDAAPEYSADGRALISTSVLGVHGDRDEPRVRARLTELYGDTSSWEHVATYAIEAALPAMPPPMPLRRPVRLEAVGLGARRYVCGDHRDTGSHQGALVSGRRAARAVLEDLHRAARVRGRRTAPAGSRS